One stretch of Pyrenophora tritici-repentis strain M4 chromosome 4, whole genome shotgun sequence DNA includes these proteins:
- a CDS encoding MgtA, Cation transport ATPase → MAAPHNYHQPNAPDDDDSDLELDLDELDPIPSQSAATPPQRQSKEQRRPYHELGARIPLRNLRVGRLRANKRKEEPEEEDLAGLLDDDEGTKRDSAGSYGQSGDDDAPLLQPTARKRRQPPPSALQRLGSNIRLPSFLSRQNNAAIQLGDDHGEEYAEEEHDPTTQRTIAVGQPQTSKFPANAVSNAKYTPWSFLPRTLYNEFSYFINMYFLLISFSQTIPVLRIGFLSAYIAPLSFVLTITLTKEALDDISRRRRDAEANSEGYTVLKFEENSVGNGVAPGRNSQKKKRLRKQRKQDNRAADIADEEQQLSGKGLATCTYWETIKSSRNLKVGDVVKLGKDQRVPADMIILKSYSADGSALESDRPALQESVPSLIDDADSENTPKVDSVAATGSSGEAFIRTDQLDGETDWKLRLTSPLTQNLDVGEYTRLRVVAGKPDKKVNEFYGTLELPPKSSRHYDLPDNEVASPPEPVKSASLGIDNTIWANTVVASSGSLLAVVVYTGPQTRQALSTSPSRSKIGLLELEINALTKWLCIFTVSLSFILVALAGFREIEGRPWWASMLRFVILFSTIVPVGLRVNLDLGKSVYAWFIHHDESIKGTIVRTSTIPEDLGRIEYLLSDKTGTLTQNEMVMKKIHVGTVSYANEAMDEVSAYVRQCFTPPAGEVPSLVTPSSAYTAALTSTTRTRREIGSRVRDVVLALALCHNVTPTTEEENGETVTTYQASSPDEIAIVRWTEAVGLKLLTRDRESMTLLSCDSGNTVVKVRILNVFPFTSEGKRMGIVVKFYHGPPSSSAEDDGEIWFYQKGADTVMTSIVAANDWLDEETANMAREGLRTLVVGRKKLSAQIYQEFCTKHAQASLALSNRDAVVANVVKEFLEHDLELLGVTGVEDKLQKDVKPSLELLRNAGIKIWMLTGDKVETARCVAISSKLVARGQYVHTIAKLKRKDLASSSLDFLRGKLDACLLIDGESLALFLQHFRQEFISVAVQLPTVVACRCSPTQKADVALLIREFTKKRVCCIGDGGNDVSMIQAADVGVGIVGKEGRQASLAADFSIDQFCYLVKLLVWHGRNSYKRSAKLSQFVIHRGLIFSICQTVFSIASSFEPNALYRDWLLVGYSTIYTMMPVFSLVLDTDVDESVANLYPELYAELKTGKSLSYKSFFIWVAVSIYQGSIIQGLSQILVGVGIAHPATEPQDPVFLKMVAVSFSVLVLNELVMVAMEVTTWHWLMILVICATSIIYSGSVPFLGDYFDLEYMTKVAFWWKFAGIAAVSLLPPYAVKLLRRTIRPPSYRKVQSV, encoded by the exons ATGGCTGCACCCCACAACTATCACCAGCCAAATGCGcccgacgacgacgactcGGACCTGGAACTTGATCTAGACGAACTTGACCCCATCCCTTCACAGTCGGCCGCCACACCACCACAGCGCCAGTCGAAAGAGCAACGGAGACCGTATCATGAGTTGGGCGCAAGGATACCGCTGCGGAACCTACGTGTAGGCAGGCTCCGAGCAAACAAGAGGAAGGAGGAGCCCGAGGAGGAGGACTTGGCCGGCCTCCTGGACGATGACGAAGGGACCAAGCGAGACTCTGCTGGTAGCTATGGCCAGTCTGGCGATGACGATGCGCCTCTTCTCCAACCCACGGCGCGGAAAAGACGGCAACCGCCGCCCAGTGCATTACAACGCCTAGGGTCCAACATACGTCTCCCGAGCTTCCTCTCGCGCCAGAACAACGCGGCCATACAATTAGGCGACGACCATGGAGAAGAATATGCAGAAGAGGAGCATGATCCCACCACACAGCGGACCATCGCCGTCGGTCAGCCCCAAACCTCCAAATTCCCCGCAAACGCCGTTTCAAACGCAAAGTACACGCCCTGGAGTTTCCTTCCTCGCACCCTCTACAACGAATTCTCCTACTTCATCAACATGTATTTTCTACTTATTTCTTTCTCTCAGACCATACCCGTGCTTCGAATCGGCTTCCTCTCGGCCTACATTGCACCCTTGTCCTTTGTTTTGACCATCACCCTGACCAAGGAGGCTCTTGATGACATCTCGCGGCGGCGGAGGGATGCAGAAGCGAACTCGGAAGGCTACACGGTGCTCAAGTTTGAGGAGAATAGCGTTGGAAATGGCGTTGCGCCAGGCAGGAACTCGCAGAAAAAGAAGCGTCTAAGGAAGCAGAGGAAGCAGGATAACCGTGCGGCAGACATTGCAGATGAGGAGCAGCAACTTTCAGGCAAAGGGCTTGCAACATGCACCTACTGGGAAACCATCAAATCGTCTAGGAATCTCAAAGTGGGAGACGTTGTGAAGCTTGGCAAAGATCAAAGAGTGCCTGCCGACATGATTATTCTCAAAAGTTACTCCGCCGATGGTTCTGCGCTAGAATCTGATAGGCCCGCCCTACAGGAGTCTGTTCCCTCGCTCATCGACGATGCCGACTCTGAAAACACGCCAAAGGTCGACAGTGTCGCCGCTACTGGATCGTCTGGTGAAGCCTTCATCCGTACTGATCAGCTGGATGGTGAAACCGACTGGAAGCTGCGTCTAACCTCGCCACTCACGCAGAACCTGGACGTTGGAGAGTACACCCGCCTCCGAGTCGTTGCTGGTAAACCGGACAAAAAGGTCAATGAGTTCTATGGCACACTCGAACTCCCGCCCAAGAGCTCACGACACTATGACCTTCCAGATAACGAAGTGGCCTCTCCACCCGAGCCGGTAAAGTCAGCGTCTCTTGGTATTGACAACACCATCTGGGCAAACACAGTCGTGGCCTCGAGTGGCAGCCTTCTTGCTGTTGTTGTATATACTGGTCCTCAAACACGTCAAGCTCTTTCCACCTCGCCTTCCAGGTCGAAGATTGGCTTGTTGGAGCTGGAAATCAACGCTTTGACCAAATGGCTGTGCATCTTCACCGTCTCGCTTTCTTTTATTCTCGTAGCACTCGCCGGTTTCAGAGAAATTGAAGGCCGCCCATGGTGGGCTTCCATGCTACGTTTCGTCATTCTCTTCTCCACAATCGTCCCCGTCGGTCTGCGTGTCAACCTTGATCTCGGCAAATCTGTGTATGCATGGTTCATTCATCACGATGAGAGCATCAAAGGGACAATTGTCCGCACAAGTACCATTCCAGAGGATTTGGGCAGAATCGAGTACCTTTTGAGTGACAAGACGGGTACTCTCACACAAAACG AGATGGTAATGAAGAAAATTCATGTCGGTACGGTTTCCTACGCAAACGAAGCCATGGACGAAGTATCCGCCTATGTTCGCCAATGCTTCACGCCTCCAGCTGGAGAAGTGCCCTCCCTTGTGACTCCATCATCGGCCTACACTGCGGCTCTTACATCAACCACTCGCACAAGAAGAGAGATCGGCTCGCGGGTCCGTGATGTAGTGCTAGCTCTCGCGCTCTGCCATAACGTAACACCGACTACCGAAGAAGAAAACGGTGAAACGGTCACCACTTACCAAGCGTCGTCACCAGACGAAATTGCTATTGTGCGATGGACGGAAGCTGTTGGCCTGAAACTTCTAACTCGAGACCGCGAGTCAATGACCCTCCTTTCGTGCGATAGTGGCAACACGGTGGTTAAAGTGCGTATCTTGAATGTATTTCCTTTTACTTCTGAAGGCAAGCGCATGGGTATTGTCGTCAAGTTCTACCATGGCCCCCCCTCTTCATCGGCGGAAGACGATGGCGAAATCTGGTTCTACCAGAAGGGTGCCGATACAGTCATGACATCAATCGTCGCTGCAAACGACTGGCTGGATGAGGAAACTGCAAACATGGCCCGAGAAGGGCTGCGCACTCTCGTAGTCGGTCGCAAGAAGCTTTCGGCACAAATCTACCAAGAATTCTGTACCAAACACGCACAAGCATCACTCGCCCTCAGCAACCGCGACGCCGTCGTCGCCAACGTAGTCAAAGAATTCCTGGAGCACGATCTTGAGCTCCTAGGCGTCACCGGCGTAGAAGACAAGCTCCAAAAAGACGTCAAGCCATCACTCGAACTCCTCCGCAACGCCGGTATCAAGATCTGGATGTTGACCGGCGACAAGGTAGAAACGGCTCGCTGTGTAGCCATCTCCTCTAAACTCGTTGCTCGCGGCCAATACGTCCACACCATCGCCAAGCTAAAACGGAAGGACCTTGCCTCTTCCTCCCTCGACTTCCTCCGCGGAAAACTGGACGCCTGTCTCCTCATCGACGGTGAATCACTCGCCCTCTTCCTCCAGCACTTCCGCCAAGAGTTCATCTCTGTTGCCGTCCAGCTCCCGACCGTTGTCGCCTGTCGATGCTCACCCACACAAAAAGCCGACGTCGCCCTACTCATTCGCGAATTCACAAAGAAGCGCGTCTGTTGCATCGGCGACGGCGGCAACGACGTCTCCATGATTCAGGCCGCCGACGTAGGCGTCGGCATCGTCGGAAaagaaggtcgccaagcCTCACTCGCCGCCGACTTTTCCATCGACCAATTCTGCTACCTCGTCAAACTGCTCGTCTGGCACGGCCGCAACTCGTACAAGCGCTCAGCCAAACTATCCCAATTTGTAATTCACCGCGGTCTCATCTTTTCAATCTGCCAAACCGTCTTCTCAATAGCTAGTTCCTTTGAGCCCAATGCCCTCTACCGGGACTGGTTGCTTGTCGGTTATAGCACCATTTACACCATGATGCCCGTCTTCTCCCTCGTCCTCGACACGGATGTAGACGAGAGTGTAGCGAACCTGTACCCAGAACTCTATGCCGAGCTCAAAACAGGGAAATCCCTCTCCTACAAATCCTTCTTCATCTGGGTAGCCGTTTCAATCTACCAAGGGTCTATCATCCAAGGTCTTTCCCAGATTCTAGTAGGCGTCGGTATTGCACATCCCGCTACCGAACCCCAAGACCCTGTATTCTTAAAGATGGTGGCCGTAAGCTTTTCAGTGCTGGTCCTGAACGAGCTGGTCATGGTGGCTATGGAGGTTACGACATGGCATTGGCTTATGATTCTTGTCATTTGCGCGACGAGCATCATCTACAGTGGCAGTGTGCCGTTCCTGGGTGATTACTTTGATCTGGAGTATATGACAAAGGTGGCGTTTTGGTGGAAGTTTGCGGGCATTGCGGCTGTTAGTTTGCTTCCGCCGTATGCGGTTAAGTTGCTTAGGAGGACGATTCGGCCGCCGAGTTATCGCAAGGTGCAGAGTGTGTAG